One Flagellimonas sp. CMM7 genomic region harbors:
- a CDS encoding six-hairpin glycosidase-like protein, translated as MKLPLPILFVLYLISFNLKAQENDNNTYWKIKDQKSILWDVANEKRLPHKDNIEMAGKNVAAIISYEIDEDRNLSLSKDVIFPQLRTYNKSNEPEWKKYRAYFRRTFESETTPLISFNEKTIVPSQIDSVEIGGMITFYSSPVEGLKITRTIYPSMEDRFIVEQWEVQNIDAGEKKISITNSNTKQTELGYKGTYAIEAFSDAKERISLAGGASYSFPVYYGATLNDEGTANFNAQIALGQRNQFLNTMYDNLALKTPNDTINTLFYFSKIRASESIYNSAMGLVHSPGGGNYYVGIWANDQVEYSGPFFPYLGYETGNTAAFNTYKKFLENIPEGDGHIPYAFEVDGNFPMKHLDRGDAAMIAYGTSHYLLSFGNLKRAQELWPLVEWSLDYCHKNRNEFGAVVSESDEMEGRIETGDANLSTSTLYYGGLKYGIGVAKELGLLEKVKKYEARLTNMEKVIEEYFGATIDGLDTYRYFDGNKNFRHWICLPLTMGITTRQKGTIKALFEKLWTNNGVLVELNKEKGNDNVVFWDRATLYALRGAIKTDGLGIAYDKLKYFSQKRLLGDHVPYVIEAFPENNMRHLSAESALYCRIFTEGLLGMEPKGFYRTQLTPHLPPEWNSLEFKNVFISGSPMDVLLTRESKKIRLKITSGQKTLLNRRLSTNESIVFNN; from the coding sequence ATGAAACTCCCTTTGCCAATACTTTTTGTTCTATACCTTATCTCCTTCAATCTAAAAGCCCAGGAAAATGACAACAATACGTATTGGAAAATTAAAGACCAAAAAAGCATTCTTTGGGATGTAGCAAATGAAAAGCGCTTGCCTCACAAGGATAACATAGAGATGGCAGGGAAAAACGTCGCTGCAATTATATCTTATGAAATTGATGAAGACAGGAACCTTAGCCTAAGTAAGGATGTCATATTTCCGCAATTGCGTACATACAATAAGTCAAATGAACCTGAATGGAAAAAGTATCGAGCTTATTTTAGAAGGACTTTTGAAAGTGAAACAACTCCTTTAATCAGTTTTAATGAAAAGACGATAGTTCCTTCGCAAATAGATTCCGTTGAAATAGGAGGAATGATTACTTTTTATTCCAGCCCTGTAGAAGGATTAAAGATCACAAGAACTATCTATCCTTCAATGGAAGACCGCTTTATCGTGGAACAATGGGAGGTGCAAAATATAGATGCTGGCGAAAAGAAAATTTCCATAACTAATTCTAATACTAAGCAGACAGAATTAGGTTACAAGGGCACCTATGCTATTGAGGCATTTAGTGATGCAAAAGAGCGCATTTCCCTAGCTGGTGGTGCATCGTATAGTTTTCCGGTATATTATGGGGCAACATTAAATGATGAAGGCACGGCTAATTTTAATGCTCAAATAGCATTAGGGCAAAGAAACCAATTTTTGAATACGATGTATGATAATTTGGCTTTGAAAACACCTAATGACACTATTAATACCCTCTTTTATTTTTCTAAAATAAGAGCTTCCGAAAGTATCTATAATTCTGCTATGGGTTTGGTGCATTCTCCGGGTGGAGGTAATTACTATGTAGGAATATGGGCAAATGATCAAGTGGAATATAGTGGTCCGTTCTTCCCTTACCTTGGTTATGAAACAGGAAACACTGCTGCCTTTAACACATATAAAAAATTCTTGGAAAATATTCCTGAGGGTGATGGCCATATTCCATATGCTTTTGAAGTAGATGGTAATTTTCCCATGAAGCATTTGGATAGGGGTGACGCAGCGATGATTGCATATGGAACTTCACATTATTTATTATCATTTGGAAATTTGAAAAGAGCGCAAGAGTTGTGGCCCTTGGTAGAGTGGAGTTTGGATTATTGTCATAAAAATAGGAATGAATTTGGTGCTGTGGTTTCCGAATCTGATGAGATGGAGGGAAGAATAGAAACGGGTGATGCCAATCTTTCAACTTCAACATTGTATTATGGCGGATTAAAGTATGGCATTGGTGTGGCAAAGGAACTCGGTTTATTGGAAAAGGTTAAAAAATATGAAGCCCGTCTCACTAATATGGAGAAGGTAATAGAAGAATACTTTGGAGCAACAATAGATGGACTTGATACCTATAGATATTTTGATGGTAACAAGAACTTTAGGCATTGGATTTGCCTGCCTTTAACAATGGGGATTACTACCCGTCAGAAAGGAACCATAAAAGCGTTGTTTGAAAAATTATGGACCAATAATGGTGTTCTAGTGGAATTGAACAAGGAAAAAGGAAACGACAATGTTGTTTTTTGGGACAGGGCTACACTATATGCATTGAGAGGTGCAATAAAAACAGATGGTTTAGGGATTGCTTACGACAAATTGAAATATTTTTCTCAGAAAAGATTATTGGGTGACCATGTCCCTTATGTTATAGAAGCATTTCCTGAAAATAACATGAGACACCTGTCTGCTGAAAGCGCACTTTACTGTAGAATTTTTACAGAAGGGTTATTGGGAATGGAGCCAAAAGGATTTTATAGGACCCAATTAACACCACATCTTCCTCCAGAATGGAATTCCCTGGAGTTCAAAAATGTATTTATATCTGGTTCCCCAATGGATGTATTGCTTACAAGGGAATCAAAAAAAATACGTTTGAAAATCACAAGTGGTCAAAAAACACTTCTTAATCGTAGGCTTTCGACAAACGAATCGATAGTTTTTAACAATTAG
- the ftsY gene encoding signal recognition particle-docking protein FtsY: MSLFKKIFSSDKKETLDKGLEKSKSSFFGKLSKAVAGKSKVDDEVLDNLEEVLVSSDVGVDTTLKIIDRIEERVSRDKYMGADELNTILREEIAGLLSETHVGEDTEFVIPTDKKPYVIMVVGVNGVGKTTTIGKLAHQFKNQGLKVFLGAGDTFRAAAIDQLEVWAKRVDVPIIKQKMGSDPASVAFDTLNSAVADNADIVLIDTAGRLHNKVNLMNELSKVKRVMQKVVADAPHEVLLVLDGSTGQNAFEQAKQFTKATEVSSLAVTKLDGTAKGGVVIGISDQFQIPVKYIGVGEGIEDLQVFNKYEFVDSFFKI; encoded by the coding sequence ATGAGCCTATTTAAAAAAATATTTTCTTCGGACAAAAAAGAGACGCTGGATAAAGGTCTCGAAAAGTCAAAAAGCAGTTTTTTTGGTAAGTTGAGCAAAGCCGTGGCCGGTAAATCCAAAGTGGATGATGAGGTCTTGGATAACCTTGAGGAAGTTTTGGTGTCTTCTGATGTTGGCGTTGACACCACTTTGAAGATTATTGACCGTATTGAAGAAAGGGTTTCCAGAGACAAATATATGGGTGCAGATGAACTCAATACCATTCTTCGTGAAGAGATTGCGGGCCTCCTGTCAGAAACTCATGTAGGAGAAGATACTGAGTTTGTAATTCCTACTGATAAAAAACCCTATGTCATCATGGTTGTTGGTGTAAACGGAGTTGGAAAAACAACGACAATTGGGAAACTGGCCCATCAATTTAAGAACCAAGGATTAAAGGTATTCCTGGGAGCAGGTGACACATTTAGAGCAGCTGCTATAGACCAATTGGAAGTTTGGGCAAAACGAGTAGATGTACCTATCATAAAACAAAAAATGGGAAGTGACCCCGCGTCCGTGGCTTTTGATACGTTGAATTCCGCAGTAGCTGATAATGCCGATATAGTTTTGATTGATACAGCAGGTAGATTGCACAACAAGGTCAATCTAATGAATGAGCTCTCCAAAGTGAAAAGGGTAATGCAAAAAGTAGTTGCAGATGCCCCACATGAAGTGTTATTGGTATTGGATGGCTCCACAGGACAAAACGCTTTTGAACAAGCAAAACAATTTACCAAAGCCACGGAAGTAAGCAGTTTAGCTGTTACCAAATTAGATGGCACTGCAAAGGGCGGAGTGGTCATTGGTATCTCCGACCAATTTCAAATACCAGTAAAATACATTGGCGTTGGAGAAGGTATTGAAGATCTTCAGGTCTTTAATAAGTATGAATTTGTCGATTCTTTTTTTAAGATATAG
- a CDS encoding DUF4295 domain-containing protein, giving the protein MAKKTVASLQSSSKRLTKAIKMVKSPKTGAYTFVESVMAPERVNDWLNK; this is encoded by the coding sequence ATGGCAAAGAAGACGGTAGCATCACTACAGAGTAGTTCAAAAAGATTAACAAAAGCCATTAAAATGGTAAAATCTCCAAAAACCGGAGCATATACTTTTGTTGAATCAGTAATGGCTCCAGAAAGAGTAAATGATTGGTTAAACAAATAA
- the rpmG gene encoding 50S ribosomal protein L33: MAKKGNRIQVILECTEHKESGMPGTSRYITTKNKKNTPDRMEIKKFNPILKRMTVHKEIK, from the coding sequence ATGGCAAAGAAAGGAAATAGAATTCAAGTTATTTTAGAGTGTACAGAGCATAAGGAGTCTGGTATGCCAGGTACTTCAAGGTACATTACAACTAAGAATAAAAAGAACACGCCAGATAGAATGGAGATTAAGAAATTCAATCCTATTCTTAAGCGTATGACTGTTCATAAAGAAATTAAATAA
- the rpmB gene encoding 50S ribosomal protein L28: MSKICEVTGKKVMFGNNVSFSINKTKRRFDVNISKQKFFIPEEDRWVTLNVSTRGLKIINKKGISAVLKDINSKK, translated from the coding sequence ATGTCTAAGATTTGTGAAGTAACAGGAAAAAAGGTGATGTTTGGAAACAACGTTTCCTTTTCTATCAATAAAACCAAGAGAAGATTCGATGTGAATATTTCTAAGCAGAAATTTTTCATACCAGAAGAAGATCGTTGGGTAACCTTAAACGTGTCTACACGTGGGTTAAAGATTATCAACAAAAAAGGAATCTCTGCTGTTTTAAAGGATATCAATTCCAAAAAATAA
- a CDS encoding competence/damage-inducible protein A yields the protein MQAEIITIGDEILIGQIVDSNSAFISKELNKIGVSVYQITSVQDERDHILEALKIAGDRSSVVIMTGGLGPTKDDITKHTLCQFFNDELVEDNEVLNYIEELFKKYISTPISDLNRKQALVPSKATILHNAHGTAPGLWMKKGDTAFISLPGVPFEMRNLIKNEVLPKIIQEYKRPHIFHKTIMTYGLGESAIANKIEEWEDNLPQFIKLAYLPNLGRVRLRLSAKGTDKEEIVTAVESEVKKLYPLIGDIIYGEEEEESIEYQIAKLLTEKQMTLGTAESFTGGKIAQQLTSMPGASSYFKGSVVSYATETKIKLLHVPEDVIKKYSVVSEEVAVTMAKNVKNILGTDFSIATTGNAGPTKGDSDAEVGTVFIAVSTPQRTFAQKFTMGNHRERIVQKSLNKAFELLLKEILNF from the coding sequence ATGCAGGCAGAAATCATTACCATTGGGGACGAAATCCTCATTGGACAGATTGTGGACTCCAATTCTGCATTCATTTCCAAAGAATTAAATAAGATAGGCGTCTCGGTGTACCAAATTACCTCGGTACAAGATGAGCGTGACCACATTTTAGAAGCTTTGAAAATTGCAGGAGATAGATCATCTGTAGTTATCATGACAGGAGGCCTAGGTCCAACAAAAGATGATATCACCAAACATACCCTATGTCAGTTTTTTAATGATGAGCTTGTTGAAGATAATGAGGTTTTGAATTATATAGAAGAACTGTTCAAAAAATACATATCCACTCCAATCTCAGATTTAAACAGAAAGCAAGCATTGGTGCCTTCAAAGGCAACAATATTGCACAATGCACATGGTACAGCTCCAGGACTTTGGATGAAAAAGGGTGATACTGCTTTTATTTCATTGCCAGGGGTACCTTTTGAGATGAGAAATTTAATTAAGAATGAGGTGCTTCCTAAAATTATACAAGAATACAAACGCCCTCATATATTTCATAAAACCATAATGACCTATGGTTTGGGTGAAAGTGCCATCGCCAATAAAATTGAAGAATGGGAAGATAACCTTCCTCAATTTATAAAACTTGCGTATTTACCCAATCTAGGACGTGTACGCCTACGCCTCAGTGCAAAAGGCACTGATAAAGAAGAAATAGTGACCGCAGTTGAGTCAGAAGTAAAAAAACTATATCCGTTAATCGGAGATATTATTTATGGTGAAGAGGAAGAAGAATCCATAGAATATCAAATCGCAAAGTTGCTTACTGAAAAACAAATGACTTTGGGTACTGCTGAAAGTTTCACCGGGGGCAAGATTGCTCAGCAACTTACTTCAATGCCAGGGGCTTCATCTTATTTTAAGGGTAGTGTGGTGAGTTATGCCACAGAGACTAAAATTAAGTTGTTACATGTACCTGAAGATGTAATTAAAAAGTATTCGGTGGTTAGTGAAGAAGTGGCGGTAACTATGGCTAAGAATGTCAAAAATATTTTGGGTACGGACTTCTCAATAGCAACTACAGGTAATGCAGGTCCTACCAAAGGAGATTCTGATGCGGAAGTTGGGACTGTCTTTATTGCTGTAAGCACTCCCCAACGTACTTTCGCCCAAAAATTCACCATGGGTAATCACCGAGAGCGTATTGTTCAGAAGTCCTTAAACAAGGCATTTGAACTATTGCTAAAAGAAATTCTAAATTTCTAA
- a CDS encoding Hpt domain-containing protein: protein MIYNLNKINEMAEGDHDFITSVISVFLEEVPVDLEALEKAITERDFENVYKLAHKIKPNVDLLGMEQTRATALEIETLGKSETNLQEIESKFPLLKKDVHQVVSELKKDFNL from the coding sequence ATGATTTACAACCTTAACAAAATTAATGAAATGGCAGAAGGGGACCATGATTTTATAACCTCTGTAATTTCTGTTTTTTTGGAAGAAGTTCCTGTTGATTTAGAAGCTTTGGAAAAAGCCATAACCGAAAGGGATTTTGAAAATGTATACAAGCTTGCCCATAAAATAAAACCCAATGTAGATTTACTGGGCATGGAACAAACAAGGGCAACTGCACTTGAAATTGAAACCTTGGGTAAAAGTGAGACTAACCTGCAAGAAATAGAAAGTAAGTTCCCTTTACTTAAAAAAGATGTGCATCAAGTAGTTTCAGAACTCAAAAAAGATTTTAACCTATAA
- a CDS encoding fumarylacetoacetate hydrolase family protein, with protein MKLICIGRNYAAHIEELKNERPVEPVVFIKPDSSILPKEQDFYIPEFSNDIHYEVEVLVKINKVGKHISEQFAHKYYDEIGLGIDLTARDLQAKLKEKGLPWEKAKGFDGSAVIGKWMPKNVYENVGNLNFSLLKNGEKVQNGNTSLMLWKIDELIAYVSTYFMLKKGDILFTGTPAGVGKVSPNDYLSGRLEGEEMFEINVR; from the coding sequence ATGAAACTGATTTGTATCGGCAGAAATTACGCTGCCCATATTGAAGAGTTGAAAAATGAACGACCCGTTGAACCAGTTGTTTTTATAAAGCCAGATTCGTCCATTTTACCTAAAGAACAGGATTTTTATATTCCTGAATTTTCAAATGATATACATTATGAAGTTGAGGTTTTGGTCAAGATCAATAAAGTAGGCAAACATATTTCTGAACAATTTGCACATAAGTATTATGATGAAATTGGTTTGGGAATAGATTTAACGGCTAGGGACCTTCAAGCTAAACTTAAGGAGAAAGGTTTGCCATGGGAAAAAGCAAAAGGATTTGATGGCTCAGCTGTTATTGGTAAGTGGATGCCTAAAAACGTGTACGAAAATGTTGGCAATCTAAATTTTTCCTTATTGAAAAACGGGGAGAAAGTGCAGAATGGTAATACCTCCTTGATGCTGTGGAAGATAGACGAGTTAATAGCTTATGTTTCTACCTATTTTATGCTTAAAAAGGGCGATATTTTGTTTACAGGTACGCCAGCGGGTGTTGGTAAAGTAAGTCCAAATGATTACCTTTCAGGAAGACTCGAAGGTGAGGAGATGTTTGAAATTAATGTGAGATAA
- a CDS encoding 3'-5' exonuclease: MELQLTKPICFFDLETTGTNVAKDRIVEISILKVFPNGNKESKTWLVNPEMTIPQEVVLIHGISNEKVANEPTFKQLSKEIYKMIKDSDLAGFNSDRFDIPLLAEEMLRADVDFDMKHMVSVDVQTIFHKMEKRTLGAAYKFYCDKSLEDAHSAEADTMATYEVLLSQLDRYPELENNVKKLSEFTTRKQSLDFAGFIGVNEDEQPIFSFGKHKGKTVDEVMETEPGYFGWILNADFPLYTKKVLTQIKLSKLNNKLS, from the coding sequence ATGGAGTTACAATTAACCAAACCCATTTGCTTTTTTGATTTAGAAACCACCGGTACAAATGTGGCCAAAGATAGAATTGTAGAAATCTCAATACTAAAGGTTTTTCCCAATGGCAACAAGGAGAGCAAAACTTGGTTGGTAAACCCAGAGATGACCATTCCCCAAGAGGTGGTGTTGATACATGGTATTTCCAATGAGAAAGTGGCCAATGAGCCCACATTCAAACAATTATCAAAAGAAATCTACAAGATGATAAAAGACAGTGATTTGGCTGGCTTTAATTCGGATAGGTTCGATATTCCGCTTCTTGCAGAAGAAATGCTTAGGGCAGATGTTGATTTTGATATGAAACATATGGTTTCTGTAGATGTGCAAACAATCTTCCATAAAATGGAAAAACGCACTTTGGGAGCTGCCTATAAATTTTATTGTGATAAAAGTTTAGAAGATGCGCATAGTGCAGAAGCAGATACTATGGCTACCTATGAGGTGCTATTGTCGCAATTGGATAGATACCCAGAATTGGAGAACAACGTAAAGAAGCTGTCTGAGTTCACAACCAGAAAACAATCCTTGGATTTTGCTGGTTTTATAGGTGTTAACGAAGACGAACAACCCATTTTTTCTTTTGGCAAACACAAAGGGAAAACAGTAGATGAGGTTATGGAAACCGAACCAGGTTATTTTGGATGGATTTTGAATGCTGATTTTCCGCTATATACCAAAAAAGTATTGACCCAAATCAAATTGAGTAAGCTGAATAACAAGCTGTCTTAA
- a CDS encoding alpha/beta hydrolase-fold protein, producing MKFLISLSLASLFLFSNDMMAQDLSPYKKMVFEKDGSSMPYRILFPKDYSPSEKYPLILVLHGSGERGNDNESQLIHGSGLFLKKEIRDNHRAIVVLPQCAANSSWARIKVEGDIPNREFVFYEDAEPTKDMLLLEGLLKHIKKTYKIDKNRIYVGGLSMGGMGTFELVRRNPNVFAAAFPICGGANPKISKKLSKPDWWVFHGAADTVVPEKYSAEMVKAMENIGINIKYSLYPGVGHNSWDNAFAEPELLPWLFSKSR from the coding sequence ATGAAGTTTTTAATCTCTTTAAGTTTGGCATCACTTTTTTTATTCTCGAATGATATGATGGCACAAGACCTTTCCCCTTACAAGAAAATGGTTTTTGAAAAGGATGGGAGCAGTATGCCATATCGCATATTATTTCCCAAAGATTATAGTCCATCAGAAAAATACCCATTAATACTCGTTCTGCATGGTTCTGGAGAAAGAGGAAATGATAACGAGTCACAATTGATTCATGGATCTGGCTTGTTCCTAAAAAAAGAAATTAGGGATAACCATCGCGCTATTGTGGTTCTACCACAATGCGCAGCCAACAGTTCTTGGGCAAGGATCAAGGTAGAAGGAGATATCCCAAATAGGGAATTTGTTTTTTATGAAGATGCAGAACCCACAAAAGATATGTTGTTGTTGGAGGGACTGTTGAAACATATAAAGAAAACGTATAAAATTGATAAAAATAGAATCTACGTGGGTGGACTTTCCATGGGAGGCATGGGTACCTTTGAATTGGTTCGTAGAAACCCAAACGTATTTGCTGCGGCTTTTCCCATATGTGGAGGCGCTAACCCAAAAATCAGTAAAAAACTAAGCAAACCGGATTGGTGGGTATTTCATGGAGCTGCCGATACGGTAGTACCAGAAAAGTACTCTGCAGAGATGGTAAAAGCCATGGAGAACATTGGTATTAATATAAAGTATTCGTTATATCCGGGAGTAGGTCATAATAGCTGGGACAATGCCTTTGCAGAACCAGAACTGTTACCATGGTTATTTTCTAAATCACGATAA
- a CDS encoding dihydrolipoamide acetyltransferase family protein — MSKFELKLPQMGESVAEATLTTWLKEVGDTIEMDEAIFEIATDKVDSEVPSEVEGVLLEKRFDVDDIIKVGEVVAVVQTDGDVVEVTSNGTDTVEETDDIAETPVVAIENEMAQIKESVAAPAQDFSSSERFYSPLVKNIAKEEGISMEELEAIIGTGKEGRVTKNDVKSFLENRSSNGNATAVSTPITKEVSKPVIQTETAKVTAEKPKTTPVSVADGDEIIPLTRMGKLIAQHMVDSISTSAHVQSFVEVDVTNVVNWRNKFKKAFEEREGEKLTFTPIFMEAVAVALKKYPMVNISLDGDKVIKKKNINIGMAAALPDGNLIVPVIKNADQLNLVGMAKTVNDLANRSRNNQLKPDEIKDGTYTVTNVGSFGSIFGTPIINQPQVGILALGAIRKMPSVIETNQGEFIGIRSKMFLSHSYDHRVVNGALGGMFVKTVADYLEAWDINREI; from the coding sequence ATGTCAAAATTTGAATTGAAATTACCGCAAATGGGAGAGAGTGTTGCAGAGGCAACATTGACTACTTGGTTGAAGGAAGTAGGAGATACCATTGAAATGGATGAAGCAATATTTGAAATTGCTACGGACAAGGTAGACTCAGAAGTGCCAAGTGAAGTTGAAGGCGTGTTATTGGAAAAACGATTTGATGTTGATGACATCATAAAAGTGGGTGAAGTGGTAGCGGTAGTGCAAACTGATGGAGATGTTGTTGAGGTTACTTCGAATGGTACAGATACTGTTGAGGAAACTGATGATATAGCAGAAACTCCTGTAGTGGCCATAGAAAACGAAATGGCTCAAATAAAAGAGTCCGTTGCTGCACCGGCACAAGATTTTTCAAGTTCCGAAAGGTTTTATTCGCCATTGGTGAAGAATATAGCCAAGGAAGAGGGAATTTCCATGGAAGAACTGGAAGCAATAATAGGTACCGGAAAAGAAGGTAGGGTAACCAAGAACGATGTAAAATCATTTTTGGAAAACCGTTCCTCAAACGGAAATGCTACAGCTGTTTCGACTCCAATTACTAAAGAGGTAAGCAAACCGGTAATTCAAACAGAAACAGCAAAAGTAACCGCAGAAAAACCAAAAACAACTCCAGTGTCCGTTGCGGATGGTGATGAAATAATCCCATTAACTCGCATGGGCAAGTTAATTGCTCAACATATGGTGGATAGCATATCCACATCTGCACATGTTCAAAGTTTTGTGGAAGTAGATGTTACCAATGTTGTTAATTGGAGGAATAAATTTAAAAAGGCTTTTGAAGAAAGAGAAGGAGAAAAATTAACATTTACCCCAATATTTATGGAAGCTGTTGCGGTAGCCTTAAAAAAATACCCAATGGTCAACATTTCCCTTGATGGAGATAAAGTCATTAAAAAGAAAAACATAAACATTGGTATGGCAGCAGCACTGCCAGACGGCAACTTAATTGTTCCCGTAATTAAAAATGCCGATCAGCTTAATTTGGTAGGAATGGCTAAAACTGTGAATGACCTTGCCAATAGATCTAGGAACAATCAGCTTAAGCCAGATGAAATCAAGGACGGCACGTATACCGTTACCAACGTTGGTTCGTTTGGAAGTATTTTTGGAACGCCTATTATTAATCAGCCTCAGGTTGGTATTTTGGCCCTTGGTGCCATAAGAAAGATGCCTTCGGTTATAGAGACCAATCAAGGAGAATTTATAGGTATTCGCAGTAAAATGTTCCTTTCTCACAGCTATGATCATAGAGTGGTCAACGGTGCGCTAGGAGGAATGTTTGTTAAAACAGTGGCGGATTATCTTGAAGCTTGGGATATAAATAGAGAAATCTAG
- the recR gene encoding recombination mediator RecR, with protein MEFSSKLLENAVYEMSQLPGIGKRTALRLVLHLLKQPEERTNFLSDALTKLRGEVNFCSSCHNISDTILCEICGNPKRDETLVCVVEDIRDVMAIENTSQYQGLYHVLGGKISPMEGVGPQDLNIASLVNRVKEGTVKELIFALSSTMEGDTTNFYIYRQLEELDVTTSTIARGISVGDELEYTDEVTLGRSILNRVPFESSIKTN; from the coding sequence ATGGAATTTTCGTCAAAGCTTTTGGAGAATGCAGTTTATGAAATGTCTCAACTACCGGGCATTGGAAAACGCACGGCATTAAGATTGGTATTGCACCTTCTAAAACAACCAGAAGAGCGAACAAATTTTTTGTCCGATGCATTAACAAAGCTTAGAGGAGAGGTCAATTTCTGTAGCAGCTGCCATAACATTTCCGATACAATACTGTGTGAGATTTGCGGTAACCCAAAGAGGGACGAAACTTTGGTGTGCGTGGTTGAGGATATTAGGGATGTCATGGCCATTGAGAATACATCCCAATATCAGGGACTGTATCATGTGCTGGGGGGCAAAATATCGCCGATGGAAGGTGTTGGGCCTCAAGACCTGAACATTGCTTCTCTGGTTAATAGGGTAAAAGAAGGTACGGTTAAAGAACTAATTTTTGCTTTAAGCTCTACAATGGAAGGCGATACCACCAACTTTTATATCTATAGACAATTAGAAGAATTGGATGTTACTACTTCAACAATTGCACGTGGAATATCCGTTGGGGATGAATTGGAGTACACAGATGAGGTTACATTGGGTAGGAGTATCTTAAACAGAGTTCCTTTTGAAAGCTCCATCAAAACAAATTAA